From the genome of Fusobacterium varium, one region includes:
- the copA_3 gene encoding Copper-exporting P-type ATPase A, translating to MTGLKKFFNFNTLSIISLAAPVIKNGIGSLIRNKRPNADTLSSSAIISSLLLGKEKTALTIMILEEFAELLTVYTMKKTRGAIKDMLSVGENFVWKQIDTNNIKKVSIDEIQKGDKIVVQTGEKISVDGVIIKGEAFIDQSSITGEYMPVTKKAGESVFAGTIIKNGNITIEAEKVGDERTVSRIIKLVEDANFNKAQIQNYADTFSAQLIPLNFLLAGIVYVATKNIQKAMSMLVIDYSCGIRLSTAAAFSAAINTAAKNGILIKGSNYIEELSKADTIIFDKTGTITEGKPSVQTIKVLDKSIKENTMLAYAAAAEETSSHPLAVAILNETKDRGIEIPLHEENKIVLARGIETVVDGKVIRVGSKKFMEENGIPTEKNHEEVKVILGRGEILIYISRDNKLIGLLGVTDPPRENIKKTINRLRGQGIDEIILLTGDLEQQAHTIASRMAIDSYESELLPEDKAKNILTLQSRGGKVIMIGDGINDAPALSYANIGIALGSTRTDVAMEAADVTITKDDPLLVPEVIGLSKKTISTIKENFAMAIGVNSFALVLGATGILPAIYSSVIHNLSTILVVGNSLKLLKYKLKN from the coding sequence ATGACAGGGTTAAAAAAATTTTTTAATTTTAATACATTGTCTATAATTTCATTAGCAGCTCCTGTTATAAAAAATGGAATTGGCTCTCTTATAAGAAATAAAAGACCCAATGCTGATACTTTAAGTTCAAGTGCTATTATAAGTAGCTTGCTCTTAGGAAAAGAAAAAACAGCTTTGACAATAATGATATTAGAAGAGTTTGCTGAACTTCTTACAGTATATACAATGAAAAAAACAAGAGGAGCTATCAAAGATATGCTCAGTGTAGGAGAAAATTTTGTCTGGAAACAGATAGACACAAATAATATAAAGAAAGTTTCTATTGATGAAATTCAAAAGGGAGATAAAATTGTAGTTCAAACTGGTGAAAAGATCAGTGTAGATGGAGTTATAATAAAAGGAGAAGCTTTTATTGATCAATCATCTATTACTGGAGAATATATGCCTGTAACTAAAAAGGCTGGAGAAAGTGTTTTTGCTGGAACTATAATAAAAAATGGAAATATAACTATTGAAGCTGAAAAAGTAGGAGATGAGAGAACTGTATCCAGAATTATCAAACTTGTAGAAGATGCTAATTTTAATAAAGCTCAAATACAAAACTATGCAGATACATTCTCAGCTCAACTTATTCCTTTAAACTTTCTTTTAGCTGGAATAGTATATGTTGCTACAAAAAATATACAGAAAGCCATGAGTATGCTTGTTATAGATTATTCATGTGGTATCAGGCTTTCTACTGCAGCTGCCTTTTCAGCTGCCATCAACACAGCTGCTAAAAATGGTATCCTCATAAAAGGAAGTAACTATATTGAAGAATTATCAAAAGCCGATACAATAATATTTGATAAAACTGGTACTATCACTGAAGGAAAACCAAGTGTACAAACAATTAAAGTGTTAGATAAATCAATCAAAGAAAATACTATGCTTGCTTATGCTGCTGCTGCTGAAGAAACATCAAGTCACCCATTGGCTGTAGCTATACTTAACGAAACTAAAGACAGAGGTATTGAAATACCATTGCATGAAGAAAATAAAATAGTTCTGGCAAGAGGTATTGAAACTGTAGTAGATGGTAAAGTTATAAGAGTAGGAAGTAAAAAATTTATGGAAGAAAATGGTATTCCTACTGAAAAAAATCATGAAGAAGTAAAAGTTATTCTTGGAAGGGGAGAGATTCTCATCTATATATCAAGAGATAATAAATTGATAGGTTTATTAGGAGTAACTGATCCACCTAGAGAAAATATTAAAAAAACTATTAATAGACTTAGAGGGCAAGGAATAGATGAAATAATTCTTCTTACAGGAGATTTGGAGCAACAAGCACACACCATTGCTTCAAGAATGGCAATAGATAGTTATGAATCTGAACTTCTACCTGAAGATAAGGCAAAAAATATACTTACTCTTCAATCAAGAGGTGGAAAAGTAATAATGATAGGAGATGGAATAAATGATGCTCCTGCACTATCTTATGCTAATATTGGAATAGCTTTGGGAAGCACAAGAACAGATGTTGCCATGGAAGCTGCTGATGTTACTATAACTAAAGATGATCCTTTATTAGTTCCAGAAGTAATTGGATTATCTAAAAAAACTATAAGCACAATAAAAGAAAATTTTGCAATGGCAATAGGAGTAAACTCTTTTGCCTTAGTACTAGGGGCTACTGGGATACTTCCAGCTATATATAGTTCCGTTATTCATAATTTAAGTACTATACTTGTAGTAGGAAATTCTTTAAAATTATTAAAATATAAATTGAAAAATTAA
- a CDS encoding Uncharacterized membrane protein has product MIKENNNYTKIGFGAVFAVASVLFSSHAGGGFASGNQATQYFVGNGVWGVISAIVAMALLALTIRECIVMKNSRNLKNYKELFETLYHPFDKLEWLFEIYFNIMVICAVGAVIAGAASLISANGVMGYKMAVMGVGIILLIMTIFGSSLVSKVSTVMSICILISTFIIFFMGIKAKAPEISIIFSQGFFTNGDVIKKSILNAFIYAGFQSVVIPTMIACGKQLGEKENVSKSMIIAFIMNSIALGMAVIMLLGWHRDFTQAGATTLPSLYICQQLDTNILYWFYNIALLLCFISTGVTTIYGFVSRFSSLKIMEKIEKPIIRRIITSSFCMIISMSVSMIGLSRIIKYGYGYCGYLGIAIIIIPFLTVGVYKNRKYAAESNFTVVVKGKEAFAK; this is encoded by the coding sequence ATGATAAAAGAAAATAATAACTATACTAAGATTGGATTTGGAGCAGTATTTGCAGTTGCAAGTGTTTTATTTAGTTCACATGCTGGAGGAGGTTTTGCCAGTGGTAATCAGGCCACTCAATATTTTGTAGGAAATGGTGTATGGGGAGTAATTTCAGCCATAGTAGCAATGGCTCTTTTGGCTCTTACCATAAGAGAATGTATTGTTATGAAAAACTCAAGAAATTTAAAAAATTACAAAGAGCTTTTTGAAACTTTATACCACCCTTTTGATAAATTGGAATGGTTATTTGAAATATATTTTAATATCATGGTGATATGTGCAGTTGGAGCAGTTATTGCTGGTGCAGCTTCTTTAATTTCAGCTAATGGAGTCATGGGATATAAAATGGCTGTAATGGGAGTTGGTATTATCTTACTAATCATGACTATATTTGGTTCCAGTTTGGTATCTAAGGTTTCCACTGTAATGTCTATATGTATTTTAATTTCCACTTTTATAATATTTTTCATGGGAATAAAGGCTAAAGCTCCTGAAATATCTATAATTTTTTCTCAGGGATTTTTTACAAATGGAGATGTAATAAAAAAATCTATTTTAAATGCTTTTATATATGCTGGTTTTCAATCAGTAGTTATTCCTACAATGATTGCCTGTGGAAAACAATTAGGAGAAAAGGAAAATGTATCAAAATCAATGATAATAGCTTTTATAATGAATTCTATTGCTTTAGGAATGGCAGTAATTATGTTGCTTGGTTGGCATAGGGATTTTACTCAAGCTGGAGCTACTACATTGCCTTCCTTATATATCTGCCAGCAGTTAGATACTAATATTTTATACTGGTTCTACAATATAGCTCTACTATTATGTTTCATTTCAACTGGAGTAACTACTATATATGGATTTGTTTCAAGATTCTCTTCTCTAAAAATTATGGAAAAAATTGAAAAACCAATCATAAGAAGAATCATAACTTCAAGTTTCTGTATGATTATATCTATGAGTGTATCAATGATAGGACTTAGTAGGATCATAAAATACGGGTATGGATACTGTGGATATTTAGGAATTGCAATTATCATCATTCCATTTTTAACAGTTGGAGTCTATAAGAACAGAAAATATGCAGCTGAAAGTAATTTTACAGTAGTTGTAAAAGGGAAGGAAGCTTTTGCCAAATAG
- the gldA_2 gene encoding Glycerol dehydrogenase, whose amino-acid sequence METRNIFLPNYSIGENPYIEVPSICEAYGKKVVFIGGKTALAKASDIVKDIIKNSSLEIIDTLWFGGEACYENVEKLKQKKSVIEADMIFAFGGGKAIDTCKCLTGQLKKPLFTFPTISSTCASVTSVCAMYNENGSFRNLYWRFAPAEHTFICTKIISEAPDKYLWAGIGDTMAKGYEPEFSSRGKSLNHSNALGVTLSKLCQEPLVRYGKKALDDCKADRVSNELEETILAIIVTTGIVSNYVINDYNSSLAHALCYGFSTIHHVEISHLHGEIVSYGVLVLLMVDGRTDEIDRIIPFYKSIKLPISYKNLGTSEEEMENVIQKAIEVPDLNVSAFPVTKEMIWEAVKKLENYEK is encoded by the coding sequence ATGGAAACAAGAAATATATTTTTGCCAAATTACAGTATTGGAGAAAACCCCTATATTGAAGTTCCTTCCATCTGTGAAGCATATGGAAAAAAAGTAGTTTTTATAGGAGGGAAAACAGCTTTAGCTAAAGCTAGCGATATAGTGAAAGATATAATTAAAAACAGTTCTCTTGAAATTATTGATACTCTTTGGTTTGGGGGAGAAGCCTGTTACGAGAATGTTGAAAAATTGAAACAGAAAAAATCAGTGATAGAAGCTGATATGATTTTTGCTTTTGGTGGAGGAAAGGCTATTGATACTTGTAAATGTCTTACTGGACAGTTAAAAAAGCCTCTTTTTACTTTTCCAACTATATCTTCAACTTGTGCATCTGTTACTTCTGTTTGTGCTATGTACAATGAAAATGGTTCTTTTAGAAATCTTTACTGGAGATTTGCTCCAGCAGAACATACTTTTATATGTACAAAAATAATTTCAGAAGCTCCTGATAAATATCTATGGGCAGGAATTGGAGATACTATGGCAAAGGGATATGAACCAGAATTTTCTTCAAGAGGTAAATCTTTAAATCATTCAAATGCTCTTGGAGTAACTTTATCAAAATTATGTCAGGAGCCTCTTGTCAGATATGGAAAAAAGGCTCTTGATGATTGTAAAGCAGATAGAGTATCAAATGAATTAGAAGAAACAATTCTTGCTATAATCGTCACAACTGGAATTGTTTCAAACTATGTAATAAATGACTATAACAGTTCTTTGGCTCATGCTTTATGCTATGGGTTTTCTACTATTCATCATGTTGAAATCAGCCATTTACACGGAGAAATTGTTTCTTACGGAGTTCTTGTATTGCTTATGGTAGATGGAAGAACTGATGAAATTGATAGAATAATACCATTTTATAAAAGTATTAAACTTCCTATATCTTACAAAAATCTTGGTACAAGTGAAGAAGAAATGGAGAATGTCATTCAAAAAGCTATAGAAGTTCCTGACTTAAATGTTTCTGCTTTCCCTGTTACAAAAGAAATGATTTGGGAAGCTGTCAAAAAATTAGAAAACTATGAGAAATAA
- the pagL gene encoding Phospho-alpha-glucosidase pagL, translated as MKRKSHIITIAGAGSARVPALLGNLIEYKDRFPVRKIIMYDIDNERMGQMEAYDRLVLKSYYPEVEVVFTTDADIAYSKTDFIFCQMRVGKGEMRSYDEKIPLKYGLVGQETCGPGGFSYGMRSLQGMKEMVEKVRSYSKDTWILNYTNPAAIVALGLDRMFPDDKRILNLCDQPYSLLKSYAKILEVAQEELVPKYFGLNHFGWFTDLKDKSGKDLFEKLRKYLKNHEFQPFNAEQRAKSWLDTYVRVNKYMKFFDEYIPTTYMQYYMFADEIVEESNPEYTRADEAKDGREKEVFETCKLAEGKDTMENIEMLTNSVFGKLMVEVAESIAYDLNNPFVVMVKNNGLITNFPAEAIVEVDGTIGKNGAKGNYVGEIKPFYKGLMEGQYAYELLTVEAFIEKNYTKALQALTLNRTVINPIKAKLVLNDLMSVSKDFWVLEK; from the coding sequence ATGAAAAGAAAATCACACATTATAACTATAGCTGGAGCTGGAAGTGCTCGTGTACCTGCACTTTTGGGAAATTTGATAGAATACAAAGATAGATTTCCAGTAAGAAAAATAATTATGTATGATATAGATAATGAACGTATGGGGCAAATGGAAGCTTATGACAGACTTGTGTTAAAATCTTATTATCCAGAAGTAGAAGTTGTATTTACAACAGATGCAGATATAGCATATTCAAAAACAGATTTTATTTTTTGCCAGATGCGTGTAGGAAAAGGAGAAATGCGTAGTTATGATGAAAAAATTCCATTAAAATATGGACTTGTAGGACAAGAAACATGTGGACCAGGTGGATTTTCATATGGAATGCGTTCTTTGCAAGGAATGAAAGAAATGGTGGAAAAGGTTCGTTCATATTCAAAAGATACATGGATACTTAATTACACTAATCCAGCAGCTATAGTAGCTTTAGGACTGGATCGTATGTTTCCTGATGATAAAAGAATATTAAATCTATGTGATCAGCCATATTCATTGTTGAAATCCTATGCTAAAATATTAGAAGTGGCTCAAGAAGAACTTGTACCTAAATATTTTGGACTTAATCATTTTGGGTGGTTTACTGATTTGAAAGATAAATCAGGAAAAGACCTTTTTGAAAAATTAAGGAAATATTTAAAAAATCATGAATTTCAACCATTTAATGCAGAACAAAGAGCAAAATCTTGGCTTGATACATATGTTAGAGTAAATAAATATATGAAATTTTTTGACGAATATATTCCCACTACATACATGCAATATTATATGTTTGCAGATGAAATAGTAGAAGAATCTAATCCTGAATATACAAGGGCTGATGAAGCTAAAGATGGTAGAGAAAAAGAGGTATTTGAAACTTGTAAATTGGCAGAGGGAAAAGATACCATGGAAAATATAGAGATGCTTACAAATAGTGTATTTGGAAAATTGATGGTAGAGGTTGCAGAATCAATAGCATATGATTTGAATAATCCATTTGTTGTAATGGTAAAAAATAATGGACTTATAACTAATTTTCCTGCAGAAGCGATAGTGGAAGTAGATGGAACAATAGGAAAAAACGGAGCTAAAGGAAATTATGTTGGAGAAATAAAACCATTCTATAAAGGGCTTATGGAAGGGCAATATGCTTATGAATTATTAACAGTTGAAGCATTTATAGAAAAAAATTATACAAAAGCTCTTCAAGCATTAACATTAAATAGAACAGTAATAAATCCAATAAAAGCAAAACTGGTGCTAAATGATTTGATGAGTGTAAGCAAAGATTTTTGGGTTTTAGAAAAATAA
- the ptsG_10 gene encoding EIICBA-Glc codes for MFFYLKRRGNVKKYSDQIQKFGRSLLLPIGVMAPVGMILGVTGAFVQSYMIARFPGLGNPIINTTLVSLRTIAGTVFDNIPLMFAMGVAYGMSKRDKGIAVFASVLGYLILIISMSVWLSVTGNMAAPNVMSQMGQIKVLGIQTLNINAMGGIAAGLVAAWATDKFYNLELPIAFAFFAGKKSVSIICMGIMLIIGITLPFIWQYFVTGLTGLSVIFLSKVGPFFTAAGERLFIPFGLHHLWNALFRFTEAGGSYVIDGTTYVGVVPTMNHVLFTLGPNSEYWALMPKLTRFMAQQQMLCTMFAFPAIALAMYHTAYKENKKMVKGLMITCVMTALLGNVTEPLEFSFVFIAPLLYVIYACIIGVGAVALSLVNVGIGYIRGTIFDFAIFGLLYKDTNWVSFIIVGLILSVTTYFIFKYFILKFNIKTPGREDAPSLDNTLIKEKRYSEIADIVIEGLGGKNNIINVDNCITRLRIDLVDTKLVDQKILEKSGYSGLFFPLPKHIHIVYGPLVEFVRNAIDDKLKK; via the coding sequence ATGTTTTTTTATTTAAAAAGGAGGGGAAATGTTAAAAAATACAGTGATCAAATACAAAAATTTGGACGATCATTGCTGCTGCCAATAGGAGTAATGGCACCAGTAGGAATGATTTTAGGGGTTACAGGAGCATTTGTGCAGTCATATATGATTGCTAGATTTCCGGGACTTGGAAATCCTATTATTAATACAACATTAGTAAGTTTAAGAACTATAGCAGGAACAGTTTTTGATAATATACCATTGATGTTTGCCATGGGAGTGGCATATGGTATGAGCAAAAGGGATAAAGGAATAGCAGTTTTTGCTTCTGTTTTGGGATATCTTATTTTAATTATATCAATGAGTGTATGGTTGAGTGTAACAGGAAATATGGCTGCACCAAATGTAATGAGTCAAATGGGACAGATAAAAGTATTGGGAATTCAAACATTGAATATAAATGCAATGGGGGGAATAGCTGCAGGACTAGTGGCAGCATGGGCAACAGATAAATTTTATAATTTAGAATTACCAATAGCTTTTGCTTTCTTTGCTGGAAAAAAATCAGTTTCTATAATATGTATGGGAATAATGCTGATAATTGGAATTACATTGCCATTTATATGGCAGTACTTTGTAACTGGATTAACAGGGCTATCTGTAATATTTCTTAGCAAAGTTGGACCTTTCTTTACTGCAGCTGGAGAGAGATTATTCATACCATTTGGATTGCATCATTTATGGAATGCTCTTTTTAGATTTACAGAAGCAGGAGGAAGTTATGTAATAGATGGAACTACTTATGTGGGAGTAGTGCCAACTATGAATCATGTACTATTTACACTTGGACCTAACAGCGAGTATTGGGCACTTATGCCAAAACTTACTAGATTTATGGCTCAGCAGCAAATGTTATGTACAATGTTTGCTTTTCCAGCAATAGCACTTGCTATGTATCATACAGCATATAAAGAAAATAAGAAAATGGTAAAAGGTTTAATGATTACATGTGTAATGACAGCATTATTAGGAAATGTTACAGAACCCCTTGAGTTTTCATTTGTTTTCATAGCACCTTTATTATATGTTATTTATGCTTGTATCATAGGAGTAGGAGCAGTTGCACTTTCTCTGGTAAATGTAGGAATAGGATATATTCGTGGAACTATATTTGACTTTGCTATATTTGGTTTATTATATAAAGATACAAATTGGGTATCATTTATAATTGTAGGATTAATATTATCAGTAACTACTTATTTTATATTTAAATATTTTATATTAAAGTTTAATATAAAGACACCAGGTAGAGAAGATGCTCCATCATTAGACAATACTCTAATAAAGGAAAAAAGATATAGTGAAATAGCAGATATAGTAATAGAAGGGCTTGGAGGAAAAAATAACATAATTAATGTGGACAATTGTATTACAAGATTGAGAATAGATTTGGTAGATACAAAATTAGTAGATCAAAAAATATTAGAAAAATCAGGATATTCTGGATTATTTTTTCCTCTACCAAAACATATACATATTGTTTATGGACCATTAGTTGAATTTGTAAGAAATGCTATAGATGATAAATTAAAAAAATAA
- the ybbH_3 gene encoding Uncharacterized HTH-type transcriptional regulator ybbH, with the protein MVELAKYFDDLTNSEKVVFNYIYNHQKEVIDMKITDLAREALTSKTVIINMAQKLGFLGYADFKYYLKSGNIPKKNKNKYEELENELKDNIQKTFSLVNIEDIKGVVREIQKARTIYIAARGTSKAVGSHLNHLLLTLGIRCIFLEDYNLTSIVSRTLDINEIVILISLSGKTEKILEVANIAKLRKAKVISITCFDRNSLSNIADYKLYCASQGSDTKINDSISRIGMFLIVEMIVAMLKDKMT; encoded by the coding sequence ATGGTAGAATTAGCAAAATATTTTGATGACTTAACTAATAGTGAAAAGGTAGTTTTTAATTATATATATAATCATCAAAAAGAAGTAATAGATATGAAGATAACTGATCTTGCCAGAGAAGCTTTAACTTCTAAAACGGTTATTATTAATATGGCACAAAAATTAGGATTTTTAGGATATGCAGATTTTAAGTATTATTTAAAAAGCGGAAATATTCCCAAGAAAAATAAAAATAAATATGAAGAACTAGAAAATGAATTAAAAGACAATATTCAAAAAACATTTTCTTTAGTAAATATAGAGGATATAAAAGGAGTAGTCAGAGAGATACAAAAAGCCAGAACAATTTATATAGCTGCTAGAGGGACAAGTAAAGCTGTGGGTTCTCATTTAAATCATCTTCTACTTACTCTAGGAATAAGATGTATATTTTTGGAAGATTATAACCTTACATCTATAGTAAGCAGAACATTAGATATAAATGAAATAGTTATACTGATTTCACTTTCTGGAAAGACTGAAAAAATATTAGAAGTGGCTAATATAGCAAAATTGAGAAAAGCCAAAGTTATTTCTATAACATGTTTTGATAGAAATTCTTTAAGTAATATAGCTGATTATAAGCTTTATTGTGCCTCTCAAGGAAGTGATACAAAGATTAATGATAGTATCTCAAGGATAGGAATGTTTTTAATTGTTGAAATGATAGTAGCAATGTTAAAAGATAAAATGACCTAG
- the mleN_8 gene encoding Malate-2H(+)/Na(+)-lactate antiporter → MKKAAFLFLFFFLLLYVIMNKFTLGIIVLGVYAGFALLALKRNNTIDSVINISLEYSKKSKVVLIIFLFVGALTASWLSSGTIPGIVYFGIKFINPALFIFFTFLITSIVAFFLGSSFGTASTIGIALMAIARSGNIDVNITGAAIISGMYFGDRWSPLSSSANLVASLTGIDIYSNLKNLVKSMIIPYILTSLFYIFLSKNYILNTSESTISELISSTYNLDIRFIFIPVVSIVIFSLLRINVRISMGVSIILASIIAVIIQKEEIISVIKYLSLGFYKFDGTALEKIIKGGGVKSMLNASILIIISCSLVGIFEQLNILNYVKNKIMNVKNRADLFRNTIFVSIITGMVGANQTIAVIMTENIVEKVYDEKKVERIELAKDIENSAIVLPAIIPWNIACYLPCTMLGIGSVRFIPFAAYIYLIPICTYIYYRFVLKKKEI, encoded by the coding sequence ATGAAAAAAGCAGCATTTTTGTTTTTATTCTTTTTTTTATTGCTTTATGTCATAATGAATAAATTTACTCTTGGAATAATAGTTTTAGGTGTATATGCAGGGTTTGCTCTGCTAGCATTGAAAAGGAATAATACAATAGATTCTGTTATAAATATTTCTCTTGAGTATAGTAAAAAATCTAAAGTAGTTTTAATAATATTTTTATTTGTAGGGGCTTTAACGGCTAGTTGGTTATCCTCTGGAACAATTCCTGGGATTGTATACTTTGGAATAAAATTTATAAATCCAGCTCTTTTTATATTTTTTACTTTTCTTATAACAAGTATAGTAGCTTTCTTTTTGGGGAGTTCTTTTGGCACAGCAAGTACAATAGGTATTGCCCTTATGGCAATAGCCAGAAGTGGTAATATAGATGTTAATATAACAGGGGCAGCAATAATTTCAGGAATGTATTTTGGAGATAGATGGTCTCCCCTTTCATCTAGTGCTAATTTAGTAGCCAGTCTTACAGGAATAGATATATATTCAAATTTAAAAAATTTGGTAAAATCTATGATAATTCCATATATTTTAACAAGTTTATTTTATATATTTTTATCTAAAAACTATATTCTTAATACAAGTGAAAGCACCATATCTGAGCTTATTTCAAGTACATATAATTTAGATATAAGGTTTATATTTATACCAGTTGTATCAATTGTTATTTTCTCTCTTTTGAGAATAAATGTGAGGATATCTATGGGAGTAAGTATAATTTTAGCTTCAATTATAGCTGTAATTATTCAGAAAGAAGAAATTATAAGTGTAATAAAATATTTAAGCTTAGGGTTTTATAAGTTTGATGGAACAGCATTAGAAAAAATTATCAAGGGTGGTGGAGTTAAATCAATGCTCAATGCTTCTATTCTTATAATTATTTCTTGTTCACTTGTTGGAATTTTTGAGCAGTTAAATATATTGAATTATGTGAAAAATAAAATAATGAATGTGAAAAATAGAGCAGATTTATTTAGGAATACGATATTTGTAAGTATTATTACAGGAATGGTAGGAGCTAATCAGACTATTGCAGTTATAATGACTGAAAATATTGTAGAAAAGGTTTATGATGAAAAGAAAGTGGAGAGAATAGAGCTGGCAAAAGATATAGAGAATTCAGCAATAGTATTACCAGCAATTATTCCATGGAATATAGCATGTTATCTCCCATGTACAATGTTGGGAATAGGAAGTGTTAGATTTATACCTTTTGCTGCATATATATACTTAATTCCAATATGTACTTATATTTATTATAGATTTGTTTTAAAGAAAAAAGAAATTTAA
- a CDS encoding Arylsulfatase translates to MRTIVVLMDTLRRDHLSCYNENTDCITENIKKFSEESCVFENHFTGSMPCMPARRDIFTGRLNFLERSWGPIEIFDKTLPKVLESKKIRSHIITDHAHYFRIGGENYCQQFSTYEFFRGQESDPWISLIDDPYMPEKYFGDVKRQYQCNRTKFKEEKDFPSVKCFDAAMEWADKNKNAKDFFLMVETFDPHEPFDIPEKYLELYNDDYKGPHFDLPKYKKIDVETKEAIEHLKKRYKALVTMSDVHFGRFIDKLKENNMYDDTLIIFTTDHGYCLGEREYLGKSYMPAYNELSNIPLIVHFPDNNYAGERKAELTQNIDLMPTILDYQSVEIPDRVTGNSLRNIVEKNEQNRESLLYGIFGLAVNIYDGQYTYMRGARDNSKCYEYTTSLTTIRNWLGKDIPEKIECGHFLKNVDFPVYKVPAEKNALVSDFSYIMEDHLFDIKKDYEQINDIKDTEIINLMERKLSKALKENDAPEEQWERLGLVK, encoded by the coding sequence ATGAGAACAATTGTAGTGTTGATGGATACATTGAGGAGAGATCATCTTTCTTGCTATAATGAGAATACAGACTGTATTACAGAAAATATAAAAAAATTCAGTGAAGAAAGTTGTGTATTTGAAAATCATTTTACAGGAAGTATGCCTTGTATGCCAGCAAGAAGAGATATTTTTACTGGAAGATTAAATTTTTTAGAAAGATCGTGGGGTCCGATAGAAATATTTGATAAAACGCTTCCAAAAGTTTTGGAAAGTAAAAAAATCAGATCCCATATAATAACAGATCACGCTCATTACTTTAGAATTGGTGGAGAAAACTATTGTCAGCAGTTTTCAACATATGAATTTTTTAGAGGGCAGGAAAGTGATCCATGGATATCGTTAATAGATGATCCATATATGCCAGAAAAATATTTTGGAGATGTAAAAAGACAATATCAATGCAACAGAACAAAATTTAAAGAGGAAAAGGATTTTCCAAGTGTGAAATGTTTTGATGCTGCAATGGAATGGGCAGATAAAAATAAAAATGCAAAAGATTTTTTTCTTATGGTAGAAACTTTTGACCCACATGAGCCATTTGATATACCTGAAAAATATCTTGAATTATATAATGATGATTATAAAGGGCCACACTTTGATTTACCAAAATATAAAAAAATAGATGTGGAAACAAAGGAAGCTATAGAGCATTTAAAGAAAAGATATAAAGCATTGGTTACAATGTCAGATGTACATTTTGGAAGATTTATTGATAAACTAAAGGAAAATAATATGTATGATGATACTCTGATTATATTTACTACAGATCATGGATATTGTTTAGGAGAGAGAGAATATCTTGGAAAAAGTTATATGCCAGCATACAATGAACTTTCTAATATTCCCTTGATAGTACATTTTCCTGATAATAATTATGCTGGAGAAAGAAAAGCAGAGTTGACACAGAATATAGATTTAATGCCCACAATTTTAGACTATCAATCAGTGGAGATTCCAGATAGAGTAACTGGAAATTCCCTTAGAAATATTGTAGAAAAAAATGAACAGAATAGAGAATCCTTGCTTTATGGAATTTTTGGATTAGCTGTAAATATTTATGATGGTCAATATACTTATATGAGGGGAGCAAGAGATAATTCAAAGTGTTATGAATATACTACTTCTCTTACAACAATAAGAAACTGGCTGGGAAAAGATATTCCAGAAAAGATAGAATGTGGACATTTCCTAAAAAATGTGGATTTTCCAGTTTATAAAGTACCAGCTGAGAAAAATGCTCTTGTAAGTGATTTTTCCTACATCATGGAAGATCATCTCTTTGATATAAAGAAAGATTATGAACAGATAAATGATATAAAGGATACAGAAATTATCAACCTGATGGAGAGAAAACTTTCAAAAGCATTGAAAGAAAATGATGCTCCTGAAGAGCAATGGGAAAGATTAGGATTAGTTAAATAA